The Mus caroli chromosome 1, CAROLI_EIJ_v1.1, whole genome shotgun sequence genome has a window encoding:
- the Msc gene encoding musculin: MSTGSVSDPEDTEMRGLQRVYPAPASKRPPLLHMERGYGSPSDISSAEEEDPDGEEEPGSLGAAGGCKRKRLRGADAGGAGGRAGGTGKKPLPPKGSAAECKQSQRNAANARERARMRVLSKAFSRLKTSLPWVPPDTKLSKLDTLRLASSYIAHLRQLLQEDRYEDSYVHPVNLTWPFVVSGRPDSDSKDVSAANRLCGTSA, from the exons ATGTCCACCGGCTCGGTGAGTGACCCCGAAGACACGGAGATGAGGGGGCTGCAGAGGGTCTACCCGGCCCCGGCCTCCAAGAGGCCGCCCCTGCTCCACATGGAGCGCGGTTACGGCTCGCCCAGCGACATTTCTTCTGCGGAGGAAGAGGACCCGGACGGCGAAGAGGAGCCCGGCTCCCTGGGAGCCGCGGGAGGATGCAAGAGGAAGCGGCTCCGTGGGGCTGACGCTGGCGGCGCAGGTGGCCGCGCAGGCGGCACGGGGAAGAAGCCGCTCCCGCCCAAGGGCTCGGCCGCAGAGTGCAAGCAGTCGCAGCGGAACGCGGCCAACGCCCGCGAACGCGCCCGGATGCGCGTGCTGAGCAAAGCCTTCTCcagactgaagaccagcctgcCCTGGGTGCCGCCGGACACCAAGCTTTCCAAACTGGACACGCTGCGCCTGGCTTCCAGCTACATCGCGCACCTGCGCCAGCTGCTTCAGGAGGACCGCTACGAGGACAGCTATGTGCACCCTGTGAACCTG ACGTGGCCATTCGTGGTCTCTGGACGCCCAGACTCTGACAGCAAAGACGTTTCTGCAGCCAACAGGCTTTGCGGAACTTCCGCTTAG